The Fimbriimonadales bacterium genome contains a region encoding:
- the mfd gene encoding transcription-repair coupling factor: protein MHLHEWVRRLKTPPLTPGKQSWNDICIEAQAPFLASAWLRLEDSRKRFLIVVPDYERALEWEAKLILCGVPSSAIKHLPSGLGTLFDEGPPEYQALSDRIDALQALTKRNPCIVLATPNAVLEKTWPPEEFRKATFHLEVGGEISSQHLLRNLQRIGYEHEESVRQPGSFSLRGGIIDVFPSGAELPTRIELFGDTIESLRRFDAESQRSILPVKDVSIPPARCLGFTIDPKKAAQKVLELAKEQTKKLPQDIAKEFIASVESDARVIEKGIPFERLELYLPIVMPNAACAIDYLDDGFLFLQEPLELEIHANRNAENLHTVLQQRFERGESLSFQNEDFIFPVKKFNESSNIVALCSYSGETSWLSISKETKLKVSSLAPHRGRADALAKVFGNWQKENVQLCFATDQPNRAKALLENIKLFPREVEEGDEISLSESGAILLKGNLSGGFLDAEQKKALITDAELFGVGRLRLPQKRFKEGIPIVSVLDLNPGDYVVHIHFGIGIYRGLTTRVVDGVEKEFLNIEYQTPDRLLVPVDQLDRIQKYLSPSDSPPKIHRLSGAEWQRTLRAAKRGAEDLARDLLKVYAKRAMETRPPYGEDTPWQTEMEATFPWVETPAQIRAIEEIKKDMNEPHPMDRLVCGDVGFGKTEVAIRAAFKVVQTGRQVALLCPTTVLSDQHYLTFSERLAPFPIKIALLNRFRKTKERQEVIQGLKDGTIDIVIGTHALLQKGVEFKNLGLLIVDEEQRFGVKDKERLKQLRTSVDVLTLTATPIPRTLSMALMNIREMSLIDDPPPGRLSIRTYVKPYSDQLVREAIFRELSRHGQVLYVFNRIEGIQHVAERIRRMLPNAKIAVAHGRMSADELEPIMTAFYHREIDVLVCTTIIENGIDNPNVNTLIVEGADRMGLAQLYQLRGRVGRSDRQAYAYLLFRSGKALTNEALERLRALQEFSELGSGYSLAFRDLQIRGAGEILGAKQHGLMASVGYEMYVQLVNEAIRQLKEATEKGGERAARLTPVDFDIRQVLTELPPFEIPAAAYFPKSYIAEDGQRLFYYKKLMEVRSEENLHAIEEELRDRYGALPPAAQNACKLVHLRLLAHDLGIRKLESANGKLVAWFSQGRELPLKAIHALQRAHRGLRFRPDLAEWRRTTDAIASAESFLNAIRAALQEAIAAKSAAR from the coding sequence ATGCACCTCCATGAGTGGGTGCGAAGGTTAAAAACCCCTCCGCTCACTCCCGGGAAACAATCCTGGAACGATATTTGCATAGAAGCCCAGGCTCCGTTCTTGGCTTCGGCTTGGTTGCGTCTGGAGGATTCCCGAAAACGCTTTCTGATTGTCGTGCCGGACTATGAACGCGCTTTGGAATGGGAGGCGAAACTTATTCTCTGCGGGGTTCCCTCTTCCGCCATAAAACATCTTCCCAGCGGATTGGGGACACTTTTCGACGAAGGACCCCCGGAATATCAGGCGCTTTCGGACAGGATAGATGCGCTGCAAGCATTGACGAAGCGTAATCCTTGCATCGTTTTAGCCACACCGAATGCAGTTTTAGAAAAAACTTGGCCTCCGGAGGAATTCCGAAAAGCAACTTTCCATTTAGAAGTCGGTGGAGAAATTTCTTCCCAGCATCTCCTTCGCAATCTCCAACGAATCGGTTACGAACACGAAGAGTCCGTCCGCCAACCAGGAAGTTTCAGTTTACGGGGGGGCATCATAGACGTTTTTCCCAGCGGAGCAGAACTTCCTACACGAATCGAGTTATTCGGCGACACCATAGAAAGTCTAAGACGCTTCGATGCGGAAAGCCAACGAAGTATTCTTCCTGTAAAAGATGTGTCAATCCCCCCCGCGAGGTGTCTGGGTTTTACGATCGATCCGAAGAAAGCAGCCCAAAAAGTACTCGAATTGGCAAAAGAACAAACGAAAAAACTCCCTCAAGATATCGCTAAAGAATTCATTGCCTCTGTGGAATCCGATGCCAGGGTGATCGAAAAAGGAATCCCCTTCGAGCGCTTGGAACTTTATCTCCCCATCGTGATGCCGAACGCGGCTTGCGCTATAGATTATCTCGATGATGGATTCCTCTTCTTACAAGAACCATTGGAATTAGAAATACATGCAAACCGAAATGCAGAAAACCTGCATACCGTTTTGCAACAAAGGTTCGAGCGTGGAGAATCTCTTTCCTTTCAAAACGAAGATTTCATTTTCCCTGTAAAAAAATTCAACGAAAGTTCCAACATAGTTGCGCTTTGTTCTTACAGCGGCGAGACTTCATGGCTTTCCATTTCGAAAGAAACGAAATTAAAGGTGAGCAGTTTAGCCCCCCACCGAGGACGCGCTGATGCATTAGCAAAAGTCTTCGGGAATTGGCAAAAGGAAAATGTCCAACTTTGTTTTGCGACGGACCAACCCAACCGTGCGAAAGCGTTGCTCGAAAACATAAAACTCTTTCCACGGGAAGTCGAAGAAGGTGATGAAATCTCGCTCTCCGAGAGCGGTGCTATTCTCCTGAAGGGAAATCTTTCGGGTGGGTTCTTAGATGCCGAACAAAAGAAAGCCCTCATTACGGATGCCGAACTTTTTGGTGTAGGTCGCTTACGTCTTCCTCAGAAAAGATTCAAAGAAGGAATCCCGATCGTTTCCGTTTTGGATTTGAATCCGGGAGACTACGTCGTACACATCCATTTCGGAATCGGAATTTACAGAGGTTTGACGACTCGTGTAGTAGACGGAGTAGAGAAAGAATTTCTTAATATCGAATACCAGACGCCCGACCGTCTACTGGTGCCTGTTGACCAACTCGACCGAATTCAAAAATATCTCAGTCCCAGTGATTCCCCCCCGAAAATTCATCGTCTCAGCGGTGCAGAATGGCAGCGAACTCTGCGCGCTGCGAAACGAGGCGCAGAGGATTTGGCGCGCGATTTGCTGAAAGTGTATGCAAAACGAGCCATGGAAACACGCCCCCCCTATGGTGAGGACACGCCTTGGCAAACCGAAATGGAAGCCACTTTCCCATGGGTAGAGACTCCTGCACAAATTCGAGCAATCGAAGAAATCAAAAAAGATATGAACGAACCCCATCCGATGGACCGCTTGGTGTGCGGAGACGTGGGATTCGGAAAAACGGAAGTGGCGATACGCGCCGCATTCAAAGTCGTACAAACAGGACGGCAAGTGGCATTGCTTTGCCCCACCACGGTCTTGTCGGACCAACATTATCTTACTTTCAGTGAACGGTTAGCACCATTCCCAATAAAAATCGCGCTTCTCAATCGTTTTCGCAAAACAAAAGAGCGCCAAGAGGTGATACAAGGTTTAAAGGATGGAACTATCGATATCGTCATCGGTACGCACGCACTCCTACAAAAAGGGGTTGAATTCAAAAACCTCGGTCTTCTCATCGTTGACGAAGAACAGAGATTCGGCGTGAAAGACAAAGAACGATTAAAACAACTTCGAACCTCCGTAGACGTTCTCACTTTAACAGCGACTCCGATTCCTCGTACCTTGAGCATGGCATTGATGAACATCCGGGAAATGTCGCTCATTGATGACCCCCCACCCGGAAGACTTTCTATACGTACTTACGTAAAACCTTACAGCGACCAATTGGTGAGAGAAGCGATTTTCCGAGAACTTTCGAGACACGGTCAAGTTCTCTACGTCTTCAATCGAATCGAAGGAATACAACACGTAGCAGAGCGAATTCGACGAATGCTTCCGAACGCAAAAATCGCAGTCGCGCATGGAAGAATGTCAGCCGATGAACTCGAACCGATTATGACGGCATTTTATCATCGTGAAATTGACGTGCTCGTTTGCACGACCATCATCGAAAACGGTATTGATAACCCGAACGTTAACACTCTCATTGTCGAAGGCGCTGACCGTATGGGTCTTGCACAACTTTATCAACTTCGAGGCAGAGTGGGGCGGAGCGACCGTCAAGCTTACGCATATCTTCTCTTCCGTTCTGGAAAAGCGCTTACGAACGAAGCGCTCGAACGCTTGCGCGCATTGCAAGAATTCAGCGAATTAGGTTCTGGATATTCTTTAGCCTTTCGAGACCTTCAAATTCGTGGAGCTGGAGAAATTTTAGGCGCAAAACAACACGGACTCATGGCGAGTGTCGGTTATGAAATGTACGTGCAACTCGTAAACGAGGCGATTCGACAACTCAAAGAAGCGACAGAAAAAGGTGGGGAACGCGCCGCAAGGCTCACGCCTGTGGATTTCGATATCCGTCAGGTACTCACCGAACTCCCCCCCTTCGAAATTCCAGCAGCGGCGTATTTCCCCAAATCGTACATCGCAGAAGACGGACAACGGCTCTTTTATTACAAAAAACTCATGGAGGTGAGAAGCGAAGAGAACTTGCATGCAATCGAAGAAGAACTGCGTGACCGTTACGGAGCTCTTCCACCTGCCGCGCAAAATGCGTGCAAATTAGTCCATCTTCGCCTTCTCGCACACGATTTGGGAATTCGAAAATTGGAAAGCGCAAACGGAAAATTAGTGGCTTGGTTTTCGCAAGGTCGCGAACTCCCTCTCAAAGCGATTCACGCCTTGCAACGAGCGCATAGGGGCTTGCGTTTTCGCCCCGACCTTGCCGAATGGAGGCGTACGACGGACGCCATCGCCTCTGCGGAATCGTTCCTAAACGCAATCCGAGCCGCTCTTCAAGAAGCAATCGCGGCAAAATCCGCCGCTCGCTGA
- a CDS encoding ABC transporter ATP-binding protein: MDEHSSESILRFVIRVKGLTHRFGEQTVLRNISFEIAEGEAVAIMGASGGGKTTLLRCMAGLLEPTEGTVEIFGVNIYRCKESELNDLRQKIGVVFQSSALFDYMNVEENVAFGIIRKKRLSKKEISELVSRCLSLVGLKGIEKMMPSELSGGMKKRVAIARALATEPRIIFYDEPTSGLDPITAYSIDSLIRELTTKLHVTTIVVSHDLHSVLRTTDRTFYLYQGELIWQGPTRELQNVEDPRIREAINASEAESLMEIDPKLL; this comes from the coding sequence ATGGACGAACATTCTTCCGAGAGTATACTCCGCTTCGTGATTCGGGTGAAAGGCTTGACGCACCGATTCGGAGAGCAAACTGTCCTTCGAAACATTTCCTTCGAAATAGCCGAAGGCGAGGCTGTCGCAATTATGGGGGCTTCAGGCGGTGGGAAGACTACACTCCTCCGCTGCATGGCAGGGCTTTTAGAACCTACGGAAGGCACCGTAGAAATATTCGGAGTGAATATCTATCGTTGCAAGGAAAGCGAACTTAACGACTTGCGGCAAAAAATAGGAGTCGTATTTCAAAGTTCTGCATTATTCGATTACATGAACGTCGAGGAAAATGTCGCTTTCGGAATTATTCGTAAAAAAAGACTAAGCAAAAAAGAAATCTCTGAGTTGGTTTCGAGGTGCTTGAGTTTAGTCGGTTTGAAAGGGATAGAAAAAATGATGCCCAGCGAACTAAGTGGCGGAATGAAAAAACGAGTGGCTATCGCACGCGCGCTCGCTACCGAACCTCGCATCATTTTTTATGACGAACCTACATCCGGTCTCGATCCTATCACTGCATACTCCATTGACTCGCTTATTCGAGAATTGACGACAAAACTCCATGTAACGACCATCGTGGTTTCTCACGACCTCCATTCCGTTTTGCGAACGACGGACAGAACCTTTTACCTTTACCAAGGTGAACTCATTTGGCAAGGACCAACACGCGAATTGCAAAATGTCGAAGACCCCCGAATTCGAGAAGCGATAAACGCATCTGAAGCAGAATCCCTCATGGAGATTGATCCTAAACTTTTGTAA
- a CDS encoding VCBS repeat-containing protein codes for MNIYSNKTLALFALALFATSAFSAIQFDPAVTYPVGVNPESVAIADFNGDGFKDLAVANNNSDNVSILLNQGNGTFANAINFATGNGTSPFAIAAADFDMDGDQDLAVTLKNTNQVRIMKNSGGASFSNFATFSVGTEPRSIVTAKLDADSDFDLAVGNRTSGNVSVLLNMGDGTFGAATNYSTGQDVRSVSAGDLDGDGDQDLSASNHDSRTVTLLRNSGSGTFTFWADLSVGGDLRPDDSAIADLDKDGDSDIAVATSGNNNALNFASIFLNNGGTFSGPSNFTVGTEPVSIIAADLDGDGDMDIATANQSANSISILENFGPASFGAAMNLSTGGSSPTWMEAGMLDSDSDIDLVVVNEGSNNVSVFMNASAFQVLPNSFTVVRGTLLSGVVSDLFASDNLKLQVQRPRSQTLSEVKIIVDVKGTSSATSASTLKLTFEGVSSLSGATQKLYLFNYNTNSFELVDTRTASTTDSIVEVLISSNASRFINSSTGEIKGRAEWLKSGFTPPNWSVGIDQFHWSLTK; via the coding sequence ATGAATATCTATTCAAATAAAACGCTGGCTCTTTTTGCCTTAGCGCTCTTTGCAACTTCTGCTTTTTCGGCAATTCAATTCGACCCGGCGGTGACCTATCCTGTGGGCGTTAATCCCGAATCTGTAGCCATTGCAGATTTCAATGGTGACGGTTTCAAAGATTTAGCCGTCGCCAATAACAACAGCGACAATGTATCTATCCTGTTGAATCAAGGCAACGGAACGTTCGCCAACGCGATTAACTTCGCGACTGGGAACGGCACGAGCCCATTCGCAATCGCTGCTGCTGATTTCGATATGGATGGCGACCAAGATCTCGCGGTAACGCTGAAAAATACGAACCAAGTTCGTATCATGAAAAATTCCGGTGGGGCATCGTTCAGCAACTTCGCTACATTTTCTGTCGGCACTGAACCCCGCTCCATTGTCACAGCCAAACTGGATGCCGATTCGGACTTCGACCTCGCAGTCGGTAACCGAACATCAGGAAACGTTTCCGTCCTTCTCAACATGGGAGATGGAACATTCGGCGCAGCAACGAACTACTCCACAGGTCAAGATGTGCGCTCCGTATCCGCCGGAGACCTCGACGGTGATGGTGACCAAGATTTATCCGCTTCGAATCACGATTCTCGGACAGTCACCCTGCTTCGAAATAGTGGTAGTGGAACGTTCACGTTTTGGGCAGATCTGTCCGTCGGTGGGGATTTGCGCCCTGATGATTCCGCGATTGCCGATTTGGACAAAGACGGAGATTCGGATATCGCCGTCGCAACTTCCGGAAACAACAATGCACTTAATTTCGCTTCGATATTCCTTAATAACGGTGGGACTTTTTCGGGTCCGTCGAATTTCACCGTTGGTACAGAACCCGTTTCGATAATCGCAGCCGATTTAGATGGAGATGGCGACATGGACATCGCCACTGCAAACCAAAGTGCGAACAGCATCTCCATTCTCGAAAACTTCGGTCCTGCAAGTTTCGGAGCGGCAATGAATCTTTCGACTGGTGGATCATCCCCCACTTGGATGGAAGCAGGAATGTTGGACAGCGATTCAGATATAGATCTGGTCGTTGTGAACGAAGGTTCGAACAACGTCTCCGTCTTCATGAACGCAAGCGCATTTCAAGTGTTGCCCAATAGCTTCACCGTCGTACGCGGTACGTTATTGAGTGGAGTCGTAAGCGACCTCTTTGCGAGCGACAATCTCAAACTCCAAGTTCAAAGACCGCGTTCGCAAACCCTCAGCGAAGTGAAAATCATCGTTGACGTGAAAGGCACTTCTTCGGCGACATCGGCGAGCACTTTGAAACTCACATTCGAAGGAGTCTCTTCCCTCTCCGGTGCCACACAGAAACTCTACTTGTTCAACTACAACACCAATAGTTTCGAACTGGTAGATACACGCACTGCTTCGACAACGGACAGCATCGTCGAAGTCCTCATTTCCTCCAATGCCTCCCGGTTCATTAACTCCTCGACTGGTGAAATCAAAGGTCGCGCCGAATGGTTGAAGTCAGGCTTCACACCACCGAACTGGAGTGTCGGCATTGACCAATTCCATTGGTCGTTGACGAAATAA
- the corA gene encoding magnesium/cobalt transporter CorA, protein MFNMTAPAEKKRKTRLVHKKKGVGAPPGTLIPEVGAPPPSIILCSYDSESYEEQKIENVEDIQAFLNKRAVTWVDVLSANDPATIKRIGEIFEIHPLTLEDVMNKHQRAKCEDYEKYRFIVAQAVQWKETLEIEDISIILGNNFILTFQERPNDNFALIRNRIRNSHGIIRTQSVDYLAYSILDSIVDGYFPTLEAIGEKLENLEDQIIARPEHQWISSLHMIKRDLLAIRRILWPLRDALNTLIRDFYSTFHQETGLHLRDCYDHVIRLIDLTEMYREVATDLRDVYLTSLTNRTNDIMRVLTVVATIFMPITFISSIYGMNFDRSSPYNMPELGWYYGYPIILGVMTLIGLAMLFYFYKKGWVTMRDITLHEPKE, encoded by the coding sequence ATGTTCAACATGACCGCGCCTGCCGAAAAGAAAAGAAAAACGAGGCTCGTCCACAAAAAGAAGGGCGTCGGTGCACCACCTGGAACTCTGATCCCGGAAGTCGGCGCTCCGCCACCATCCATCATTCTTTGCTCCTACGATTCTGAGAGTTACGAGGAGCAAAAAATCGAAAACGTCGAAGACATCCAAGCGTTCCTCAATAAACGCGCAGTTACTTGGGTCGATGTTCTCAGCGCAAATGACCCGGCGACGATTAAAAGAATCGGGGAAATTTTCGAAATCCATCCCCTCACGCTGGAAGACGTCATGAACAAACACCAAAGAGCGAAATGCGAGGATTACGAAAAATATCGCTTTATCGTAGCGCAAGCTGTGCAGTGGAAAGAAACGCTGGAAATCGAAGACATCAGCATTATCTTAGGAAATAATTTTATTTTGACTTTCCAAGAAAGACCGAACGACAATTTCGCTCTCATTCGAAACCGCATCAGAAATTCCCATGGAATTATCCGAACTCAAAGTGTGGATTACCTTGCTTATTCGATTTTGGATTCTATCGTAGATGGTTACTTCCCGACCTTGGAAGCCATCGGAGAAAAACTGGAGAACTTGGAAGACCAGATTATCGCTCGTCCCGAGCATCAATGGATTTCGTCTCTGCATATGATTAAACGCGACCTGCTTGCGATTCGCCGCATTCTTTGGCCTCTTCGAGATGCTTTGAATACGCTTATTCGAGATTTTTATTCTACATTCCATCAAGAAACGGGATTGCATCTGAGAGATTGCTACGACCACGTGATTCGCCTCATAGACCTCACGGAAATGTACCGAGAGGTCGCAACCGATTTGAGAGATGTCTATCTTACGAGTCTGACGAATCGAACGAATGACATCATGCGAGTTCTCACAGTGGTTGCAACCATATTCATGCCGATCACATTCATCTCCAGTATTTATGGAATGAATTTCGACCGCTCCTCGCCATACAATATGCCGGAATTAGGCTGGTATTACGGTTATCCCATTATTTTAGGGGTGATGACGCTCATCGGTTTAGCCATGTTATTTTATTTTTATAAAAAAGGTTGGGTAACTATGCGCGATATCACGTTACACGAGCCGAAAGAGTAA
- a CDS encoding long-chain fatty acid--CoA ligase codes for MEEFRTLPQVFLESCDKWSSKPALLKRVRNEFVPIRYGEMRERVYELARGFAECDVKAGDVVAIMAENSAEWALVDWAIMSLGAITVPIYPTLLYDQVAYILKDSCAKIAIAGDKKIAEKLEKAANENNQPLFTVLISGGGEGFYDLERLVKEGENSDFTMQKWIARCKEIHPEDVATIIYTSGTTGEPKGAVLPHRAFTFLCESIRKNLPVDHKDRFLSFLPLSHVYERMAGHFLPISCGAEIAYAESLRTVAQDMILAKPTIVLTVPRFLDAVRHRILTAVEEGTAIKRWLFRKVLSNGKRRLENQLRPVGLFGGLLDKLVASKVRERFGGRLRFMVSGGAALPPDLAEFFGAFGILVLQGYGLTETAPVISVNHPGRNRYDSVGEILEGLEVRIAEDGEILVRGPSVMLRYHNKPKDTAEAIDEEGWFHTGDLGRMEGRRLWITGRKKDIIVMANGKNVSPERIENLLRSSPYVDEVMVIGDDMDYIAALIVPNFELLKHICENKGLGCAHWTEVIQYPQVLELYRAEVDKVNAQLSDYERVKRFRLVPEKWSPETGELTPSLKVKRKVVCEKYPQLIQELKR; via the coding sequence ATGGAGGAGTTTCGAACTCTCCCTCAGGTTTTTTTAGAAAGTTGCGATAAATGGTCGTCCAAGCCCGCACTTTTGAAAAGGGTGCGCAACGAATTCGTTCCTATTCGATACGGCGAGATGCGCGAAAGAGTTTATGAACTCGCTCGAGGCTTTGCGGAATGCGACGTGAAAGCGGGAGACGTGGTCGCCATCATGGCGGAGAACTCGGCGGAGTGGGCGTTGGTGGATTGGGCGATTATGAGTTTAGGCGCCATCACGGTGCCTATTTATCCGACTTTGCTTTACGACCAAGTCGCTTACATCTTGAAAGACTCTTGCGCGAAAATCGCCATCGCTGGCGACAAGAAGATAGCGGAAAAACTCGAAAAAGCGGCGAACGAGAATAATCAGCCTTTGTTCACCGTGCTTATTAGCGGGGGCGGAGAGGGATTTTACGATTTAGAGCGTTTGGTGAAAGAGGGGGAAAACAGCGACTTCACGATGCAGAAATGGATCGCAAGATGTAAAGAAATACATCCAGAAGACGTTGCGACGATTATCTACACGAGTGGTACGACGGGAGAACCGAAAGGGGCTGTGCTTCCGCATAGAGCCTTTACATTTTTGTGCGAATCTATTCGCAAAAATTTACCGGTAGACCATAAAGACCGTTTTTTGAGTTTTTTACCGCTGTCTCATGTTTACGAGCGCATGGCAGGTCACTTTCTTCCGATTTCGTGTGGAGCGGAAATCGCTTACGCCGAATCTCTGCGTACGGTTGCGCAAGATATGATTTTAGCGAAACCCACTATCGTATTGACCGTTCCACGTTTTTTAGACGCAGTTCGTCATCGTATTCTCACAGCAGTCGAAGAAGGAACGGCAATCAAACGTTGGTTATTTAGAAAAGTTTTGTCGAATGGCAAAAGACGTTTAGAGAATCAGTTGCGTCCCGTCGGACTTTTCGGTGGGCTTCTCGATAAACTCGTGGCTTCGAAAGTGCGTGAACGCTTCGGGGGAAGGCTGCGTTTTATGGTGAGTGGGGGGGCTGCTCTTCCTCCTGACCTCGCAGAATTCTTCGGCGCATTCGGTATTTTGGTGTTGCAAGGATACGGGCTGACAGAAACTGCGCCTGTAATCTCCGTGAATCATCCGGGAAGAAATCGCTACGACAGCGTAGGAGAAATTTTAGAAGGTCTAGAGGTCAGGATTGCAGAGGATGGCGAGATTCTAGTTCGTGGTCCGAGCGTGATGTTGCGTTATCACAATAAACCTAAAGACACGGCGGAGGCGATAGATGAAGAAGGGTGGTTTCATACGGGCGATTTGGGTCGCATGGAAGGTAGGCGATTATGGATAACGGGGCGCAAAAAAGATATTATCGTCATGGCGAACGGAAAAAATGTGAGTCCTGAGCGCATCGAGAATTTGCTTCGTTCGAGTCCTTATGTGGATGAAGTCATGGTTATAGGCGATGATATGGATTACATCGCTGCGCTCATCGTTCCTAATTTCGAACTTTTGAAACATATATGCGAGAATAAGGGACTCGGATGCGCGCATTGGACGGAAGTCATACAATATCCGCAGGTGTTGGAACTCTATCGAGCCGAAGTAGACAAAGTGAATGCGCAGTTGTCGGATTATGAACGTGTTAAACGTTTCCGACTCGTTCCCGAGAAATGGTCACCGGAAACGGGGGAGTTGACACCGAGTTTGAAGGTGAAGCGCAAAGTGGTATGCGAGAAATATCCACAACTCATACAGGAATTGAAGCGGTAA
- a CDS encoding VanW family protein has translation MEKSIRRVKAFWLLLTIVPVVALAGGLAAYVAIQEPVTPKGLVLEGMPVGELTKNELHEKLITWWSQKKNRLLYPKSHLLSSPPGPISFERAGIRPDFEKILEKAPFVSPIGKLLDRDPTQQELEIFWKLEKVDYGFLEAFVERVTPKPRPASVEYRDGQIFVQHEITPTRLETKEIGERILIAVRNGKDEFELPLYREAPRYPSEALNTITDVVSEFTTAFKTSQANRSANIALAASKLNGKILMPGEKLSFNETVGKRLRSEGFKLAPVYVAGRHEQGLGGGICQVCTTLYNTVLFANLEILKRQNHSMPVPYVPIGRDATVNWGSIDLVFRNSYKTPIAIVSEVKKGKLTFRILGKKDPTISVSLITTDHASWGNGVKYVFDPSLPAGKKKVIEKGSMGRRCVTWRIVRKNGKEIKREKLGVSIYKAFPRIVAYGPKEEEEIIGTDEEPPTTPPDDGEE, from the coding sequence TTGGAGAAAAGTATAAGAAGAGTCAAGGCATTTTGGCTACTCCTCACGATTGTCCCCGTCGTCGCACTCGCGGGGGGGTTGGCTGCTTATGTGGCGATTCAAGAACCCGTTACCCCGAAAGGCTTGGTGCTCGAGGGCATGCCTGTAGGGGAATTGACGAAAAACGAATTACACGAAAAATTAATAACTTGGTGGTCTCAAAAGAAAAACCGACTTCTTTACCCGAAATCGCACCTGTTATCATCCCCCCCTGGACCCATCTCTTTCGAACGAGCGGGAATCCGTCCTGATTTCGAAAAAATTCTGGAAAAGGCTCCATTCGTTTCTCCCATCGGAAAACTTCTCGACCGTGATCCCACGCAACAAGAACTCGAGATCTTTTGGAAACTCGAAAAAGTGGATTATGGGTTCTTAGAAGCTTTCGTCGAAAGAGTTACTCCGAAACCGAGACCTGCATCGGTGGAATATCGCGACGGTCAAATCTTCGTGCAACACGAAATCACCCCTACGCGCTTGGAAACGAAGGAAATCGGAGAGAGGATTCTCATCGCAGTACGCAATGGCAAAGACGAATTCGAATTGCCCCTTTATCGTGAAGCACCTCGATACCCCAGCGAAGCGCTCAATACCATTACGGATGTGGTAAGCGAATTTACCACTGCGTTCAAGACTTCACAAGCCAACCGAAGCGCTAACATCGCCCTCGCCGCAAGCAAACTCAACGGAAAAATACTCATGCCCGGTGAAAAATTGAGTTTCAACGAAACCGTCGGAAAACGTTTGCGAAGCGAAGGGTTCAAACTCGCACCTGTATATGTAGCAGGCCGCCATGAACAGGGACTCGGGGGGGGAATCTGTCAGGTTTGCACCACGCTTTACAACACGGTTCTCTTTGCAAATTTGGAAATTTTGAAAAGACAGAACCACTCTATGCCGGTCCCCTATGTTCCGATTGGAAGAGATGCGACCGTGAACTGGGGAAGCATCGATTTGGTGTTTCGAAATTCCTACAAAACTCCCATCGCTATCGTTTCCGAAGTGAAAAAAGGAAAATTGACCTTCCGAATTTTAGGGAAAAAAGACCCCACGATTTCCGTATCGCTCATCACGACCGACCACGCAAGTTGGGGCAACGGCGTGAAATATGTGTTCGACCCTTCTCTTCCTGCGGGGAAAAAGAAGGTTATCGAAAAAGGAAGCATGGGAAGACGCTGCGTAACTTGGAGAATCGTGAGGAAAAACGGAAAAGAAATCAAACGGGAGAAATTGGGTGTTAGTATATATAAAGCCTTTCCGCGCATCGTCGCCTATGGACCGAAAGAGGAAGAGGAGATTATCGGAACGGACGAAGAGCCACCGACTACTCCGCCCGATGACGGAGAAGAGTAA